Proteins from a single region of Sphaerochaeta globosa str. Buddy:
- a CDS encoding helix-turn-helix domain-containing protein, which yields MNYTIHLVQQLRPVLKGVREKSGMTQKQVAEKVGLLPKTISALEAGSPRSTLDSLMTLLGAYNHTLGLVQKIDDSSSALDW from the coding sequence ATGAACTATACTATACACCTCGTACAACAACTGAGACCAGTCTTGAAAGGAGTTCGAGAAAAATCAGGAATGACCCAAAAGCAAGTTGCCGAAAAAGTAGGATTGCTTCCCAAAACCATCTCAGCTTTGGAAGCAGGATCGCCCAGAAGCACGCTTGACAGTCTTATGACACTTCTGGGAGCCTATAACCACACCCTTGGACTTGTTCAAAAAATTGACGATTCTTCTTCAGCTTTAGATTGGTAA